One segment of Thermococcus sp. AM4 DNA contains the following:
- a CDS encoding DUF58 domain-containing protein translates to MRRMNVLLLITLTPFSIALLTGIFGLAYASLIPASILAYSLVVEPPSGFHVERTVEADKIAVDRRAKVRVKLTVERGAGLVFIGDVASPGLRVYGRNRRVFVKLPRRVLKVEYSYEVSPCKRGLHSISPVEVISQDFLGVLGTNYEIFEDEVTIEARPAVSSPRMDLLKRTRARRLGLPLLLSRRGASSREFKEIRNYLPGDPLNAVNWKATARLDVPLVNEYEPEGMATVMIYADTTAEMGTGDIFNGALESALSLSLSLVYTLLRANLKVGLYLAGSERLVTPRIGAQAFSSFMRAVLSAGPSPNPEPITLAVERSKKAGKIDLAVIITHITPYKVLELKEAIEKLRKTFNCRVLLVDINPYGAMDEDLMHLSRIHKRKLARKLGVPVIEWIPSREKSSTVLKKILGGAYFAL, encoded by the coding sequence ATGAGGCGGATGAATGTCCTCCTGCTAATTACTCTGACCCCGTTCTCAATCGCCCTTCTTACGGGAATTTTTGGCCTCGCGTATGCGAGTCTGATCCCGGCGTCAATACTCGCGTACTCCCTGGTGGTGGAACCCCCCTCTGGTTTCCACGTGGAAAGGACTGTTGAGGCGGATAAGATAGCCGTCGACAGACGGGCCAAGGTTCGTGTAAAGCTCACCGTTGAGCGGGGCGCGGGTTTGGTTTTCATCGGGGACGTTGCATCCCCCGGACTTCGGGTTTACGGCCGAAACCGCAGGGTTTTTGTAAAGCTCCCGAGACGGGTTCTGAAGGTCGAGTATTCCTACGAGGTCTCCCCCTGTAAAAGAGGCCTCCACTCAATCTCGCCTGTGGAGGTTATAAGCCAGGACTTCCTTGGAGTCCTCGGAACTAACTACGAGATATTTGAAGACGAGGTAACAATAGAGGCAAGACCCGCTGTCAGCAGTCCCAGGATGGACCTTCTAAAGAGGACTCGGGCCAGAAGACTTGGTCTGCCCCTTCTTCTTTCCCGCAGGGGCGCGTCGTCTAGAGAGTTCAAGGAGATCAGAAATTACCTGCCGGGAGACCCGCTCAATGCGGTTAACTGGAAAGCGACCGCCCGCCTCGACGTTCCCCTCGTCAATGAGTATGAACCCGAGGGCATGGCAACGGTCATGATCTACGCGGACACGACGGCCGAGATGGGGACGGGGGACATCTTCAACGGGGCCCTCGAAAGCGCCCTCAGCCTCTCGCTTTCCCTGGTCTACACCCTTCTCCGGGCAAACCTGAAGGTCGGCCTTTACCTGGCGGGCTCCGAAAGGCTCGTGACACCGAGAATTGGAGCTCAGGCGTTTTCAAGCTTTATGAGGGCCGTTCTTTCCGCAGGCCCATCCCCCAATCCGGAACCGATAACACTTGCAGTGGAGCGCTCAAAAAAGGCAGGAAAGATAGATCTCGCGGTAATCATAACTCACATTACCCCCTACAAGGTCCTTGAGCTGAAGGAAGCTATCGAAAAGCTCAGAAAAACCTTCAATTGCAGGGTTCTGCTCGTGGATATCAACCCGTATGGGGCAATGGACGAGGATCTCATGCACCTTTCGCGCATTCACAAGCGAAAGCTTGCCAGGAAACTTGGAGTGCCCGTGATAGAGTGGATCCCCTCACGGGAAAAGTCGAGCACGGTCCTGAAGAAAATCTTAGGGGGTGCCTACTTTGCGCTTTAG
- a CDS encoding adenosylhomocysteinase has product MDCTKDYCVKDISLAPSGEKKIDWVSRFMPVLQTIRGEFEREKPFKGVRIATTLHLEMKTAFLLLTLKAGGAEVSAAASNPLSTQDDVVAALAKAGVKVYAIRGESREEYYENMHRALDIRPNIIIDDGADMISTVHRERQELIDDIWGASEETTTGVIRLRAMEKDGVLRFPIIAVNDSYTKYLFDNRYGTGQSTWDGIIRTTNLLVAGKNVVVVGYGWCGRGIAMRARGLGATVIVVEVDPIRALEARMDGFLVMDMKEAAKVGDIFVTSTGNIKCIRREHFELMKDGVILANAGHFDVEIWKPDLEELAVEISEPRPNIREYKLKDGRRLYLLADGRLVNLAAADGHPAEIMDMSFALQAKAAQYIKENHERLKPKVYVLPREIDEMVARIKLSAMGIKIEELTEEQRKYLESWEHGT; this is encoded by the coding sequence ATGGACTGCACGAAGGATTACTGTGTTAAGGACATCTCGCTCGCACCGAGCGGGGAGAAGAAGATTGACTGGGTCTCGCGCTTCATGCCCGTTCTCCAGACGATAAGGGGGGAGTTCGAGAGGGAGAAGCCCTTTAAGGGCGTCAGAATCGCCACAACCCTTCACCTCGAAATGAAGACCGCCTTCCTGCTCCTGACCCTCAAGGCCGGAGGAGCGGAGGTTTCTGCCGCCGCCAGCAACCCGCTGAGCACGCAGGATGATGTCGTCGCGGCCTTAGCCAAGGCCGGCGTCAAGGTCTACGCGATTAGGGGCGAGAGCAGGGAGGAGTACTACGAGAACATGCACCGCGCTCTGGATATAAGGCCCAACATCATCATAGACGACGGCGCGGACATGATAAGCACCGTTCACCGCGAAAGGCAAGAGTTGATAGACGACATCTGGGGCGCAAGCGAGGAAACCACGACCGGCGTTATCAGGCTCCGCGCGATGGAGAAGGACGGGGTTCTGAGGTTCCCGATCATAGCGGTGAACGACTCCTACACGAAGTACCTCTTTGACAATCGCTACGGAACCGGCCAGTCCACGTGGGACGGCATAATAAGGACAACCAACCTGCTCGTCGCAGGAAAGAACGTCGTCGTTGTCGGCTACGGCTGGTGCGGAAGGGGAATAGCGATGAGGGCAAGGGGTCTCGGCGCTACCGTAATCGTTGTTGAGGTTGACCCGATTAGGGCACTGGAGGCGAGGATGGACGGATTCCTCGTCATGGACATGAAGGAAGCGGCAAAGGTAGGCGACATCTTCGTCACCTCAACGGGCAACATCAAGTGCATTCGCAGGGAGCACTTCGAGCTGATGAAGGACGGGGTAATCCTCGCCAACGCCGGCCACTTCGACGTTGAGATATGGAAGCCCGACCTGGAGGAGCTCGCCGTTGAGATAAGCGAGCCGAGGCCCAACATCAGGGAGTACAAGCTTAAGGACGGAAGGAGGCTCTACCTCTTAGCCGACGGAAGGCTGGTCAATTTAGCGGCGGCCGACGGCCATCCGGCGGAGATTATGGACATGAGCTTTGCACTGCAGGCGAAGGCGGCGCAGTACATCAAGGAGAACCACGAGAGGCTTAAGCCCAAAGTTTACGTCCTGCCGAGGGAGATTGACGAGATGGTCGCGAGGATTAAGCTAAGCGCAATGGGAATAAAGATTGAGGAGCTCACGGAGGAGCAGAGAAAATACTTAGAGAGCTGGGAGCACGGGACGTAG
- a CDS encoding cyclase family protein codes for MIVDLSLPLGEDTPVYPGDPEVKVKPWAFIERDGYYMNALKLGEHSGTHVDAPAHFIPGGKTVDEMPLEKFIGEAFVVDVRDGEGTVKLDELPDSGYYGKIVLFLTGGRELSPEVALFLVAEGVKAVGTDAMSIGDETVHTILLSEEVPVFENLVNLDILLGRTFTFVAFPLKIEGGSGSPVRAVALL; via the coding sequence ATGATAGTCGACCTCTCGCTCCCCCTCGGAGAGGACACGCCGGTTTACCCCGGCGACCCTGAGGTGAAGGTCAAGCCCTGGGCCTTCATCGAGCGCGACGGCTACTACATGAATGCCCTCAAGCTTGGCGAGCACTCCGGGACGCACGTAGATGCTCCGGCTCACTTCATCCCCGGCGGGAAGACGGTAGACGAGATGCCCCTTGAGAAGTTCATCGGCGAGGCCTTCGTCGTTGACGTCCGCGATGGGGAGGGAACCGTCAAGCTCGACGAACTGCCCGATTCAGGTTATTACGGGAAAATCGTCCTCTTCCTAACCGGCGGAAGGGAACTTTCGCCCGAGGTCGCGCTATTCCTCGTGGCGGAGGGGGTTAAAGCCGTTGGCACGGACGCGATGAGCATCGGCGACGAGACGGTTCACACGATTCTACTCAGCGAAGAGGTGCCGGTGTTCGAGAACCTCGTTAACCTCGATATCCTGCTCGGGAGGACCTTCACCTTCGTGGCCTTTCCCCTGAAAATCGAGGGCGGCTCCGGAAGTCCGGTAAGGGCGGTGGCACTGCTATGA
- a CDS encoding ribonuclease P protein component 4, translating into MGKKRFIREREQREKKRIARERVETLFTMAERVFPYSRELANRYVEIALAVQQKAKIRLPRKWKRRYCKRCHSFLVPGVNARVRLRSRPYPHVVVKCLECGHIMRYPYLREKKEGRKKS; encoded by the coding sequence ATGGGGAAGAAGAGGTTCATCAGGGAAAGGGAGCAGAGGGAGAAGAAGAGGATCGCCCGGGAGAGGGTTGAGACGCTCTTCACGATGGCGGAGAGGGTGTTTCCGTACAGCAGGGAGCTGGCCAACAGGTACGTGGAGATAGCCCTCGCCGTCCAGCAGAAGGCGAAGATAAGGCTCCCGAGGAAGTGGAAGAGGCGGTACTGCAAGAGGTGCCACTCATTCCTCGTCCCCGGCGTCAACGCAAGGGTAAGGCTGAGGAGCCGGCCGTACCCCCACGTGGTCGTCAAGTGCCTTGAGTGCGGCCACATAATGCGCTATCCCTATCTGAGGGAGAAGAAGGAAGGCAGGAAAAAGTCCTAA
- a CDS encoding sister chromatid cohesion protein PDS5 has protein sequence MEEELDVREALATGEKLDEVIVRASYDKDVLDQVIKYLDDDLWIVQKNALIVIMNVIEDHEELIDPLLRKLLVMIRKSEAIPLTLEIARAIGVLSRIKPELVRGAVPVILANYRIGDPKIRINMAYVLEEIMRNNPRLLGNIAREIASMLTSPDETDRLAALNFISALAENQTRYATPFLPRLLSLLYDRNEIVRISAVETLTELALKSPKFRKIIKVKFQELNDRSELVMEKVKEGLMRIALAESEEESG, from the coding sequence ATGGAGGAAGAGCTGGACGTTAGGGAGGCCCTCGCGACGGGCGAGAAGCTTGACGAGGTTATAGTCCGGGCCTCGTACGACAAGGACGTCCTCGATCAGGTGATAAAGTACCTCGACGACGACCTCTGGATAGTCCAGAAAAACGCTCTGATAGTAATAATGAACGTCATCGAGGATCATGAGGAGTTGATCGACCCCCTGCTCAGGAAGCTGCTCGTGATGATACGGAAGAGCGAGGCGATACCCCTTACCCTTGAGATAGCGAGGGCCATCGGCGTGCTCTCCAGGATCAAGCCCGAGCTCGTCAGGGGCGCAGTCCCGGTGATCCTCGCCAACTACCGCATCGGCGATCCGAAGATCAGGATAAACATGGCCTACGTCCTCGAGGAGATCATGCGGAACAATCCCAGGCTGCTCGGCAACATAGCGAGGGAGATAGCCTCGATGCTGACTTCTCCCGATGAGACCGATCGTCTCGCGGCCCTCAACTTCATCTCCGCCCTCGCTGAAAACCAGACCCGCTACGCCACTCCTTTCCTTCCAAGGCTTCTGTCACTCCTCTACGACAGGAACGAGATAGTGAGGATAAGCGCCGTCGAGACGCTGACGGAGCTGGCACTCAAGAGCCCGAAGTTCAGGAAGATCATCAAGGTCAAGTTCCAGGAACTCAACGACCGCAGCGAACTCGTCATGGAGAAGGTTAAGGAGGGCCTCATGAGGATAGCCCTCGCCGAATCAGAGGAGGAAAGCGGTTAG